The sequence tttaactctgccatCTCTGAGCGATGCTACACTAAATCGataatacacatacacatacattgTACAGGAGCTATCTATACCTGCCCTACCCTCAAACACTTAACCTACTCCATTGAAAGATCACCACATCTGGTGCATTTTACAACACTTTCACCCTTACCTACAATGCCATCTAACACTATATTCACTTACCCTTCATTAAAATCACAGACCTCACTTATCTCTCATTCAACTGCTGACAGTTCCCCAGCACAGAGACCCCTGTGCCCTGCTGCTAACCTACACAATACAGCTGAAGTAAGGCATACTGAATCTCTCAGGGTACACATGCACTTCTTTCCATTGATCACACAGACATGGATCAGGAAAGGGGCTCAAACACACACCCTCCCAGATCACTTCATATAACATTCACAACTAATCCTTCCACTAGTCAATACAACTATCCCTACTATAGCAAATGCAGTGGTCATGTACACAGATGATTTCCAGGAGCTACTGCCAGCTCCAGGGAGGCAGAGATAAGGTTATGGGCACataccttaactctgcatttccttgttttcagaagttttgAGTTTTGATGAACTTGATGTTGTAGAAGGCACACGATACCACCAGGCACCCTTAAAGCTGCGTTAATGAATTTTTACATCAATGAATTATTGAATATGTATTTAGGAACCTATCTTTAGGAACAGATTTGTAAAAATATTGGCTGATATATGTAAATGCATCTGGGCAAGTACTTCAGAGTGGGGCAAGGTTGCAGCTTTTAGTTAACCCAGGATACCTCCTGTTCTCAATTACGTTTAGGGAAGCTTCCTAGGGGCTCAGTGTATGGGAGGGCCAGTTTGTCAAGGCAAagattacaaaacaaaataaaaaaggcacaggacctagcacaatggggacttgCTCTACGACTGAGAGGCCTAGGTGCTCTGAAGTTGAGGTGTGGTAAGCTGAAGCCCGAGGACATGGTGTCGGAGCCTCCTGCCATTGGGCCCTTCCTCTGTGTAGATGGGCCACTCTAGGGAATTTTACAAAAAACCCATTGGGGCTGAGGCTGGTTCATCTGAAAACCCCCTGGGGAGGCCAGACTGCGGCGTGTGCCGGGGTGCCAGGAAGGCGAGCGGGGCCGGAGCGCTTTGAGATCTGCGGGCGGGCGGACAGCGGAGGGGCGCAGACGGGCCCCCGAGACCCTCCCTAGAGCCGGAGCGCGCGGCCTGGCGCGTGGGCTGGGTGCGACCCCGGCCTCGCGCTCAGGGGCGCGTGGGGGTTTCCCGCGAGCCGCCCCCGCTGGCCGGTGACTCAGCGCGCCGGGGGCGGTCAGACAAGGGCCGCGCCGGGCCCGGCGCAGGCAGAGTCCGTGCGGCGCTCGGCCGGGAAGCAGACGCGGCAGTTTCGCAGGTAAGGCCGTGGCCGTGGCGCGGAGGGCGGCTGGCTCCATCCGGGGTCGGGGCGGGCTTCCGGCGGGTCCGGGCTCTCCCGGCCGTTCGCCCGGGGCCGGGCCGCGGTGCGGTGCGGCCTGGCTCCAGCCGGTGTGTTGCCTTTCAGACGCAGGGAGACGCGCCGCGCCGGAGCAGCCCCTCGCCTGGAGCCCATGGGACGCGGCCACTCGCCGCTCGTGACggcggcgctgctgctgctgctgagcctgGGGCCGGCCGCCCTGACGCCCGCGCTGCCCGCGCGCTGCCCGCCCGGTGAGTGCCCGGGGCCGGGGGGACCGAGCGGGTCGGGGGCCGGGGAGGGACCGAGCGAGCGGgtcggggccggggccggggaggGACCGGGCGGGCCCCGCTGGTCAGCGCTGGGACTAGCCGCTCTCTCTGGCTCCTTCGCAGGCAAGTTCCTCAGCTGCGCGGACTGTGGGACGAGCCCCGAGGCGGTTTGTCTCGCGTGCCCCAGGGGCACTTTCTCCGCCACGGCCAGTGCCCAGGAGACGTGCACCAGGTGCCGCAGGTGTGAAGGTGAGTGCGGCCGGGATTACTGCCCAGACGGGGGCACACCTGGGTATGGGaactgtatggcgggccatgaaggCTCACGGCATTGGGGGGGTGGgctcggggtggggccagaaatgaggagttcggggtgcgggagggggctctgggctggggcaggaggggaggggtgcagtgcgggggtgaggggtttggggcatagaaaggtgctttgggctgggactgaggggttcagagggggatcagggatggagcaggggcacggggaaggtgagggctccaggttggggtgcaggctctggggtggggctgacaggttttgggtgcaggagggtgctctgggctgggactgaggggttcggacaGTGGGAGGGTGGTTCAGGAGGTGTAGGCTCTAGGTGGTGCTTACAGGGCGATCCGTAGCTATTCTGGGGTCCTACACAGCCCCCCTCAGCACTCCCTGGcaacagggctggggccaggtccctGCACTTCCCCTGTTGCTGAGTGCaaccctggccctgctgcagtcttaaggggcggggcaggggtggagcagggtaggggctttggggaaggggtggactgGGGGCTGGACTGTGGCAGAGTAGGagtaggaagaggtggggcaggggctggagcagtatacagctgtgcagggcaccaggaaatttggtgccctgtgcagctacatactttgcatatgggtaaggtcGGCCCTGGgagcttacctcaagcggctcccagaagcagcagcatgttccccctctACTTCCTACACAGAGGtgcggccaagaggctctgctgcatgctgcccctgcaactcccattggctgcagttcccggccaatgagagctgcagggcagtacttggggcgggggcagcatgtggagtagagccccctggctgcccctacgtgtaggagccgggGTGGGGGAAACATGTCGCTGCTTACGGGAGTCATgtggagcagcccctgaccctgctcccccgctggagtggggcaagccccacaCCCCGTTCCCCTGCTGGCGGGCCGGATGCGACCCataggccgtagtttgcccatccctgatctagTAGGTGTGTTAGCATAGCAGGATGTAGTGTACACAGACGTTGAGCTGTAAATGGAATTGTTCAGCCTTGGAAGCTAAGGTAAGCGCACTGTTGGTACATGATTAATAATCTCTAGATCCATGGGCCTTTTAAACAGCATCTCTCTGTATGCTGTGTCTTTcccgctttccccccccccccatccaaagTTTCGCTTGGAAATAAAATTGTGCAAAGGTAGATATGTTAATATACCCCAGctcctgttttgtgtgtgagtCAGCAGTGCATGGCTGTATTTTTGTGACTGTATTCAGTATGTAAGCAAAAATTTGATCCCTAGCTGTCATAAGGGCTTTTGTAATAAGGCCCTCAGCTGGCCTCAGTTTGGATACCCTGGTATTACCaaaaaggaaaaagcaacagagggtcctgtggcacctttaagactaacagaagtattggagcataagcttttgtgggtgcatgcccacttcatcagacgcaagtaaagggaccctctgttgctttttacagattcagactaacacggctacccctctgaaacaaaaaggaaaaaaagttcactttttaaaaaaaatttaattgtcAAAGTGAAAATCTGTTTGGTGCATCCATTGCACTTTTCTGGCCTGCACTCTCAGCTTGAATCCTCTGAAGAAAATCAGGCAGGAGGTCCCTCTACTCATCACAGCCCTGTTATGATGTTTTACTAGGATGAGCTCACTTCTGTCCCAGATTCTTTGAGGAATGAGTGCCAATATGGGATATCTGTTTTTGCTCTACAGGAAAATTCAAATATAAAAGGGAGTGTTCTCCAACAATGGATGCAGAATGTGCATGTAAGGATGGGCATCGCTGTATTGGAAACGACTGTTCTAAATGTGTAGAAAACTGTGGAGTAGGTCAGGAACCTCTTGAAGAAGGTAAGGCTGCCTTTGTCTCGTTACTCTCTGTAAAACTCTTAGGTGCCAATAACAGTAGAAAAGTCCAAGTgactgtttgcagaattggggccttattgTAGTACTTGCTGGTTCATTAGCTCAGTAAAATTCCATTaacataggtagggccctaccaaattcacagtccaagttggtcaatttcatagtcataggattttaaaaatcataaatttcataatttcagctatttaaatctgaaatttcagggtgttgtaggggtcctgactgaAAATGGAGTTGTTGTGGTGGTGGGTCGCAAGATTATTgtaggtggggggtggggtttggtACTGctacacttacacatgtgctgctgctggagagctGCGGTTGCTGGCCATGAGCTTAGCGCTGAAGGCACAGCTGCCGCCAAcatcagtgcagaagtaagaatggcatggtatggtattgccacccttacttctgcactgctgctggcaggtgcgctgccttcagagctgggctccaaccaacagctgctgctctccagctgcccagctctgaaggcagcacagaagtgaaggtggcaataccacaacccccctgcaactcccttttcggttaggatccccagtttgagaaaggctggtctcccctgtgaaatctgtatagtatagggtaaaagtacacaaaagaccagatttcacggtccatgacatatttttcatggctgtgaatttggtagggccctaaacatAGGCCTTGTTCCTTTGGGATACGAGTGACAAAGAAAAGATACCCGCAGAACTCTGGAATAACAAGAACAGAGACATTCTGGCCTTGGGGCACAGTTCATAGGAGGACAGTTGACTCTTCAGTATCTGGAAATACATTAACAGAATTAGTCCTGTCAGCTCAAGTTCAGGGGCCTCAAGCAACTTGTTTACAATGAAAGCCACTTATTAAAATATTCACTTAGTTAATGCAAGACCTTTACTGATCCTTGTTACAAGCCACTGATGATGAAAATTGatatataaatgctaaattaTTTTTGCTCAGCTGTACAGTAATGTCTCTTGCACCATTTTAAACTTCAATTTATATAAATGGTAAAACTCTTTGTATTTTTTCAAAGCTTGCCAGACTTGTCCCAGTGGGACATTTAAcaatcagaccaatggtccctgcAGACAATGGACAAAGtaagtacttttttaaaaaacaagtgaTATAGCTTTTTGGGTCTGGGTTTAATTCATTTtcatacatctttttttttttttttttttttttttttttttttaacatatttaagATGCCTTCCAGATAAGGTCCTGGTGAATGGGACTAATAGGAGTGATGTGGTTTGCGGACAAGCTTCAGAAACTATGACTCCATCCACCATTTCCATCGTAGTCTCTACCCATGTACAAGGTGAGTTATTGCCTAATAATTCCTCGCTAGAGTGAAATAGTTACAGCTTGCCTTGCAATTAAATAAACTAAGGCTCTCATGCTTATAACTGAACTTAAGGGTCCTTTTATT comes from Trachemys scripta elegans isolate TJP31775 chromosome 19, CAS_Tse_1.0, whole genome shotgun sequence and encodes:
- the TNFRSF9 gene encoding tumor necrosis factor receptor superfamily member 9, with product MGRGHSPLVTAALLLLLSLGPAALTPALPARCPPGKFLSCADCGTSPEAVCLACPRGTFSATASAQETCTRCRRCEGKFKYKRECSPTMDAECACKDGHRCIGNDCSKCVENCGVGQEPLEEACQTCPSGTFNNQTNGPCRQWTKCLPDKVLVNGTNRSDVVCGQASETMTPSTISIVVSTHVQGKDLQVVTVGIAVTVAVVVCIMFLLPLYVCFSICDKKKLPAMFKKMNVTPEQSTQEEDACSCRFPEEEQGDCDDCSKSKLFRDSLVH